ATTGCTTATCTGTTACTTTCTGTGGGTAATACTCAATCAGATACAACTGACACAGTGAGAAAGACCGGTGGAAACTTTAAGGAAATATTACGAGAATTTGGAGGGCTTGATGCAATCTTTGAGGTTGCCCTGAAATGTCATTCTGAAATAGAGGTAGGTTGTATGTTTGTGTCAACTGTTATACGGTGAAGCTCTCTTTGTTAACACTTGACATATAAGTTATTTGTTGCAGGTTTCAGCTCCAATTCATGGATTCAAAAACAACTCGGATCTACGGAGCCTATCACTGCTTTCAAAATGTTTGAAAATTATGGAAAATGCTACATTCTTGAGTAAAGATAATCAGGTTAGATATAGTAACTGCTGCATTACTGAATGTTTCTGTTCATTTATGAGTGGCACTTGCTACTCTATTGGTAAGATATAAGATTTTTCCAGACTTAACGAGACTAAAATTCCTTTTAAATGCAGAACCATCTACTAGAAATGGAAGAGGACTTGGATTTTAATGGATCCAGAATGACATTTATACAACTTGTTATGAGTGTTATCAAAATTCTTTCGGGTAATTAATGGTCCACGAGTTATTATTTTTGAAACCCTgccttttctctctctaaattacTCATATCAATATTCAGGTCAGTATCTGCTTAAAAGGTCTACATTCTCCAGTGATAGCAAATGTAATTGTTGCTCAAATGGAAACAAGCATGTTTCTGAATTAGCCCTTATTGCACCTCGCAAAGGTATTTTCTGTTATCATTTTGATTCACTCCCTTATAGACTTTCGTTCTCTCTCTAATGCTTGAAATTGCAGGGGCCAGGAATGAGTGTATTTTGATCAGTTCCTCACAAGAGTGCTCCAGTGATAATAAGCCTAATTGTGGCACAAACGGATCAAATCGTACTTCTGAATTGGCCCTTGTTGCCCCTCACAAAGGTAGTTTCTAGTGTTATCATTATGAAAAAAATAGTGAATTATTCTCTGCCTTTCCCTTCCTTATAACTCTCATTCTCTCTCTACTCCTTGAAGTGGCAAGCAATGAGCCTATTTTGATCAGTTCCTCACCAGAGTGCTCTTCTGTGGATTTGGCCTCCTCTGAAAGGAGCTTTGATATGTCTTGGGACAGCACAAGGTCATCAACATCCCGGTTGGTAAATTGTTTATGCAGAGCAGACCCTACAACTTTCGACGATTCTTGTTCACAGGAGTTGAGATTCTGTCCTGCCATGAGCACTTCTTCTACCGATAGCTTTATGAGTTCAAGAAATGGAATACTTGCAATAAGTAATGGGCCAACAAAGGCAAGCTCAAGGTTTGGTCTTGATAACATCGACAACGGTTTAAGAGACTCCAGATCTTCTCATTTAGTCCAAACCCATGATCCTTTTGCTTTCGATGGGGATGATTTTGAGCCCTTGAAGTGGGATCTTCTGTATGGAAAACAAAATAATTTTGAAGCACAAAGAAGGGAGCCTAAGCACATCCGACGTAAAGATGGATGTGAATATCCATTGACTATGATGAAGCCAAATAGTAGGGAAACATGCCTGCATGGATCACGTAAATTTCATCATGCTCGTGAAGTCCCTTGTTTATCTGCTGATGAAGAAGAAATTTCCAGCCTTCAAGATGACTGTCTTCTTACAGCTGTCAAGGTATTCTTTGGTGTCAGATTATTTGCAAAAGCCTTGTGGTTTATTGATTACTTCTACTGTGACACCCAGTTGGCTTCAATTTGATAGTCTAGTGCACTTCACTGGATGTGGATGCACCGTGAAATTTCTTGAGTTATTTTCATCCGTATTTCCGTTGAAATATAGGGTTCCATCCCAAATTATAAGTTCTGTGCACTCTCTGGTATCTGTCATACTGATGCTAGACTTTTATTGTGACGTTTGTACAAGTGGTTTTTTGAGAGTTGGTTAAGTATTTGGTCAAACTTTAATTGCTTACTTTGTGGCAGGTTCTTATGAATTTAACCAATAACAACCCAGTAGGTTGTCAGAAAATTGCTGTATGTGGTGGACTGGAGACCATGGCTTCATTGATTGCTAGCCACTTCCCTTTGTTCAGCTCATCCGAGTCATCCTTTAGAGAGATAAAGCAGGACAATGCAAGCAGCATACTCTATGATCAGAATGATAAACATCTAACTGACCAAGAGTTGGATCTCCTTGTTGCTATTTTGGGCCTCCTTGTGAACTTAGTGGAGAAGGATGGACATAACAGGTTTCTATTGCACACACTTCTAGCATATGTGGCTTTTTAGATTTTGATGTTCTTGGCTTTTAAGGTGTCAAAACTCACTGCAAATATTCTTCAGATCACGGCTTGCAGCAGCCACTGTGTCCTATCGCAACATAGGATGGTTAGAAGAAGAGGATTGTAGTGTCATTCCAATACTGTGTTCTATCTTTATTGGCAACCGGGAAGCAGGTGATTCAGTTGTGGAAGGAAACGAGTGTACATGGGTAATATGTTCTTATTCAGGCGATACAGTTTTATTTTTCTGTAATTTTATATAGTACTTGCATACTTTGGTCGCTTCTATGTTGTTTACATGCTTGAAACTATATTCCACAGAATGATGAGGAAGCCGTGCGACAAGGAGAAAAAGAAGCTGAGAAGATGATTGTAGAAGCTTATTCTGCTTTGCTACTTGCATTTCTCTCAACTGAAAGGTTTATACGTGCACCTCTTTCCCGTCTCTTAAATCAATCAAACGTTTTTTACCCTTATCAattgattttattttttatttttattttttttgacttAACAGCAAGTACACTCGTTATGCAATTACAAAGTGCCTACCAAATCATAACCTGGGAGTTTTGGTACCAGAGTTGGAGAGATTTGTGGTATGTATTTAGTAGTATTAGTTTTCTCATGTTTCTCGATTTTCGTAGCAGTTTCAAGTATCTAATATAATTGCATCATCACTATGATCTTCAGGCATTTCACTTGACATTAAACGTGATGTCACCGGAGACTCATCAAGCTGTGAGTGAAGTAATTGAATCATGTAGGGTGCCATGAGAGATCAAAGTGAATGAAAATTTGAATAGGGTGGAACGACATGTCGGAAATCAAAGTGAATGAAAATTTGAATAGGATGGAAAAAATTAGTTGAAGTAGCCAGCTTCCTTTGGTGAATTGAATTCTGTTGTTGTAATGAGGTGTTTTCATTAATGGAAAAATGCAAATTTCTTTTCAAGCCCAGCGAGCTCGAGGGTATAACTGAAAAAAAAAAACACATGCGATGCAGCAGAAACATTAATGTAGCTCTTTCTATCGGCATATATCTCAGATCATCTTCGAATTGGATGCTCTTATCGTTGTCAAAACTCTTAAATATGACGATCCTTGTTTTTTGTCTTGTCAGAATGTATTAGGCAATGTAAAAACTTTAGCTCCCAATTTTATTCCCTCCACATTTGTGTACATTTTTAGAATCGATAATCGCTTAACATACTCAATCGTCAATTTTAAGATGAATGGACTAAGGTCGATTATCTAATTTTTTGTACCATTTAGCCGATGCCGATTTGGAAAATCAATCAAAAACTCCTGATATTAGGAAAAGAAGTATAATGAATCGATAAATACTGGAATTACTTCTTCCGAACTCTAGGACTCTACTTAATAAGTTCTTGTCTTTTTTGAGGACCAATGTAACATTTTGTATCTAATAAGGCTTTAAACGTAAGTTCATATTCTTTTTTTTGTGCTTTCTCTTTCATGATTCGTCCAATAGTATACAAAGAAGTTCGAGACTTCGACACACATTATTCAAATCTCATTCGTCTCCTCTCTGTGAACTTGTTAACCGAAACCCTAATTAAATTCCTCGTCTTTGAGATTGGATCTGATTCAAAACCATAATATCTCTTCATATCAAGGTACGTCTGTAGTTACCTAGGTTTGAAGTTCGTTTTCAATATACCTAATTGCTTCTGTGTGCGTCTTCATATTTATGTTTGTTTTCCAGTTCGTTGGTTGTAAATTTTGGGTATTTGAATTTAATCGAAGTGTTTTTATTACGGAGTGGCATAATTCCTGACTTGTTTGGTTTTCTTCGCCGTTTTGTTCTGTTTGATGAAACCTACTTTATCGTGTAGGTGGGATTGAGATTATATCCAGAATGCCAAAACGTTTTGGTTTATTTGGCTAATTCGGCGCCTCAATTTTTAAATAACCTAGTTTTGTTGAGTTATCTAGTAAGTATGATTGATTGGAGCCCCAATGGATGAAATTGAGTTATCTGCTTTGGTGTTTCTTTGAAGAGCATGAAAACTATGGTCGCTTGGTCTGTGCATTATTGCCTTTTGTATTACTAAATGTTGTGCTTGTTAATTTACAATTTGACAGATTTCTTGGAAAGCATCGGTGAGCAGGAGGAGGAATAGCGTGCTTTATGGCTGACTTGGACGATTTGTTGCTTGAGGCAGCAGGAAGAACCAATACTGCAGGAAGAAACCGCCACTCTGTTCCGCCATCTAAAAGGAGACGCGATGGTTCAGAATCTGATGGTGGCAGCGACTCTAGGGAAGATTCTGATGATGATCGTGGCTATGCAAGCAGGAAGCCTTCTGGGTCTCAAGTTCCTTTGAAAAAGAGGCTTGACCCTACTGACAGAGATGAGGATCAAGGTAGCCAGGAAGACCGCGATTATGAAGATGGTCGTTCCGAACGCGAGGGTGACAGCAGTGATGACTCTGATATTGGCGAGGATCTTTACAAGAACGAGGATGATCGCATAAAGCTCGCACAGATGAGTGAATTGGAAAGAGAGATGATCTTGTCAGAAAGGGCAGTCAAGAAGGGTGATAAGACTTTGACTGAGAAGCTTAGATCAAAGCGGGAGAATGACAAGTCTACCAAATCACGGAAGGAAACTCCACCACAGACTTCATCTCGTGGTGTGCGTTCATCAGCCAGATCGGCAGATAGAGCAGCAGCCAAGGACGATGCTTTGAATGAGTTAAGGGCAAAACGGTTGAAGCACCAGGATCCAGAGGCTCATCGGAAACTGAGGGATGCAACAACAAGAGGAAGCTCCGGTGGCAGGGGTTTTTCCCCAATTAAGAGAAAAGCTTTTACCTCAGCAAGCGTTAGCTCCAGTCAGAGCGAAAGTGAAAGTAGGTCTGACGATGAAGGATCCACCGGAATGGGTGACAGTGATGATGAACGTGGCACTCGGTCAAATGGGTTGAAATTCGAAGATATAAAGGAAATTACTATCAGGAGGTCCAAACTTGCCAAATGGTTAATGGAGCCATTTTTCGAGGAATTGATTGTCGGTTGCTATGTGAGGGTTGGCATTGGGACTTCAAAAAGCGGCAAGCCTATTTATAGGCTCTGCATGGTTCGCAATGTTGATGCTACTGAACCTAACAAACGGTACAAGTTGGAGAACAAGATAACTCATAAGTTTTTGGATGTCATTTGGGCCAATGAGAATTCTGCTGCCCGGTGGCAAATGGCAATGGTATCAGATTCTCCACCTCTGGAGGAAGAGTTTAGACAGCTGGTGAAAGAAGTGGAGCAAACTGGTGGCCGAATGCCAAGTAAACTGCATGTGTCTGAAAAAAAGGAGGCCATACAGAAAGCCAGTAGTTATGTCTACTCAGCTGCCACTGTTAAACAGATGTTGGAGGAAAAGAAGTCAGCTTCGGCCAGGCCATTAAATGTTGCGCTTGAGAAAGACCGGCTAAAGAGACAGTTGGAAATCGCACAACTTAAGAAAGACAATGCAGAGGTGGAGAAAATCAATGGGAAATTGCAGCAACTTGAGGCGTCAAGGCAAGCACAAGAGAAAGATAAAAAGGCTATGAGAC
The DNA window shown above is from Rutidosis leptorrhynchoides isolate AG116_Rl617_1_P2 unplaced genomic scaffold, CSIRO_AGI_Rlap_v1 contig173, whole genome shotgun sequence and carries:
- the LOC139881587 gene encoding wings apart-like protein 2 — encoded protein: MSVRTYGRRSDKRSPLIDITSSSQENSQDFYNFSSQESTSLCSRQDPFAFGSENDPFDDFHSQFNGNGKRQKDIKKVGRIVDGERLKKKKKKVCDSGSYLIELGEMMENIDEVNFALDGLRKTQSLRTRRASLLSLLSICSSTQQRRVLRSHGMAKTIVDAILRINFDDSSCNLAASSLLYALNTDCQDDHLLDSPSCIRFLIKCLKPITSVAIKDKARNIGSKLLALLSQDASEMSDSSSSAIASKVQDILISCKEMKSNRGVDSGVRRPELHPKWIALLTMEKGCFSKMSFEDTTDTVRKTGGNFKEILREFGGLDAIFEVALKCHSEIEVSAPIHGFKNNSDLRSLSLLSKCLKIMENATFLSKDNQNHLLEMEEDLDFNGSRMTFIQLVMSVIKILSGQYLLKRSTFSSDSKCNCCSNGNKHVSELALIAPRKGARNECILISSSQECSSDNKPNCGTNGSNRTSELALVAPHKVASNEPILISSSPECSSVDLASSERSFDMSWDSTRSSTSRLVNCLCRADPTTFDDSCSQELRFCPAMSTSSTDSFMSSRNGILAISNGPTKASSRFGLDNIDNGLRDSRSSHLVQTHDPFAFDGDDFEPLKWDLLYGKQNNFEAQRREPKHIRRKDGCEYPLTMMKPNSRETCLHGSRKFHHAREVPCLSADEEEISSLQDDCLLTAVKVLMNLTNNNPVGCQKIAVCGGLETMASLIASHFPLFSSSESSFREIKQDNASSILYDQNDKHLTDQELDLLVAILGLLVNLVEKDGHNRSRLAAATVSYRNIGWLEEEDCSVIPILCSIFIGNREAGDSVVEGNECTWNDEEAVRQGEKEAEKMIVEAYSALLLAFLSTESKYTRYAITKCLPNHNLGVLVPELERFVAFHLTLNVMSPETHQAVSEVIESCRVP
- the LOC139881588 gene encoding protein RTF1 homolog → MADLDDLLLEAAGRTNTAGRNRHSVPPSKRRRDGSESDGGSDSREDSDDDRGYASRKPSGSQVPLKKRLDPTDRDEDQGSQEDRDYEDGRSEREGDSSDDSDIGEDLYKNEDDRIKLAQMSELEREMILSERAVKKGDKTLTEKLRSKRENDKSTKSRKETPPQTSSRGVRSSARSADRAAAKDDALNELRAKRLKHQDPEAHRKLRDATTRGSSGGRGFSPIKRKAFTSASVSSSQSESESRSDDEGSTGMGDSDDERGTRSNGLKFEDIKEITIRRSKLAKWLMEPFFEELIVGCYVRVGIGTSKSGKPIYRLCMVRNVDATEPNKRYKLENKITHKFLDVIWANENSAARWQMAMVSDSPPLEEEFRQLVKEVEQTGGRMPSKLHVSEKKEAIQKASSYVYSAATVKQMLEEKKSASARPLNVALEKDRLKRQLEIAQLKKDNAEVEKINGKLQQLEASRQAQEKDKKAMRLAEMNRKNRVENFKNASESKRNTGLKAGEEGYDPFSRRWTRSRNYYAAKAKDGEGEGDGAADNNTVEGKESNGEEEKGDDGMVNGQVLKTSDKVKESDDKAALQAAAGAGKLVNTSAPVDEGTNHYYLHDFKIKISLAALDKFGGPEGAHDGYLARKQRIEATVGYKVPENDGRRHALTLSVADYKRRRGLTSDF